One Nicotiana tomentosiformis chromosome 4, ASM39032v3, whole genome shotgun sequence genomic window carries:
- the LOC138909973 gene encoding uncharacterized protein, translating to MALNNRLQGTLPTDTHVNTKEQGPKPLMVVSSRNGRDLDLEQEIARESRLTEILVSVPIELDESTGITEVRVQPAQEEINKEKFIAEEIEKVQEKVLEKVPEQDLTQATGKKRPPTPFSQRLAKYQKDEQYKKFMKMLKQIQVNIPLIDALREMPGYEKMMKDLMYRKFDFQDVATITLTQTCSAVVSRPIAEKLSDPGSFIIPYTIGSYTFAKALRDLGASINLMSLSIYKKLGIERARPTSMLLQLADRTVKRPSSILDDVLVQVGKFVFPAYFVILDCEVDEEIPIIL from the coding sequence ATGGCCCTTAACAATCGTCTTCAAGGGACGTTACCCACGGACACACATGTCAATACGAAAGAGCAAGGCCCAAAGCCTCTTATGGTGGTGAGCTCGAGAAATGGTAGAGATCTTGATTtagagcaagaaattgctcgTGAGAGCCGGTTAACTGAAATACTTGTGTCAGTGCCAATTGAGTTAGATGAGTCAACTGGGATAACAGAAGTAAGAGTGCAACCAGCCCAAGAGGAAATAAACAAGGAAAAATTTATTGCGGAGGAGATTGAGAAAGTGCAAGAGAAGGTTTTAGAAAAAGTTCCTGAGCAGGATCTAACTCAAGCTACAGGAAAGAAGCGACCTCCAACACCCTTCTCGCAGAGGTTGGCTAAATATCAGAAGGATGAGCAGTATAAAAAATTTatgaaaatgctgaagcaaattcagGTAAACATTCCTCTAATCGATGCTTTGAGGGAGATGCCTGGTTATGAAAAAATGATGAAAGACTTGATGTATCGTAAGTTCGACTTCCAAGACGTGGCAACTATCACATTGACACAGACTTGTAGTGCTGTTGTGTCAAGACCTATAGCTGAGAAGTTATCCGACCCTGGAAGCTTCATAATTCCATACACCATAGGTAGCTATACATTTGCCAAAGCATTGCGTGATTTGGGAGCAAGTATAAATCTAATGTCATTGTCTATCTATAAAAAGTTAGGCATTGAAAGAGCAAGGCCCACATCCATGTTACTGCAACTAGCTGACCGAACGGTGAAAAGGCCATCGAGTATACTTGACGATGTACTTGTGCAAGTTGGAAAATTCGTGTTTCCAGCATattttgtcattctggactgcgaggttgatgaggagattcccataattttgtga